The proteins below come from a single Acidobacteriota bacterium genomic window:
- a CDS encoding protein kinase yields the protein MKECPKCELCFPDEVALCPADAIPTRFALPGPQLLAERYLLESRLGRGAMGQVYLARDKKFDTRKVAVKTVRQDILSSDDLQEGEAIARFEREAQAAASIQHPNTVSVTDFGESAEGIFYLVMEYVEGETLHRLLRREGTLPVKRAVRLLRQIADGVDAAHDLNILHRDLKPANIFIMQKGKGGDGFVKVGDFGLAKIMNQTVTDTASKATPSSRGIIGTPEFMSPEQMQPELPVDKRADLYALGTIAYLMLGGKTPFSGELMQLVMQKVMHTPPPLSSIRTDIPADVDRVIMSALQTDPANRPASVAAWIGELEDAAVDIAERKSGKSRLVVLAPMDAEVYVNDERKGSVGSSGRVVLTDIPVGQHIWRVSKAGEKDDERVIEIRDGANEQVIQAQLRSRHGGGSHPSSQGGSTGGSPQSSVMPGIVACANCGSRFADGVRFCGRCGSGSFQVISRAEPSLTYPCPRCAAPVINNTRFCGRCGLNITPAQQTAARQPANFTSPYQSIPPQAERLCRRCGGAYPPHIKFCGKCGLTLQ from the coding sequence ATGAAGGAATGCCCAAAATGCGAGCTCTGTTTTCCGGACGAAGTTGCGTTGTGCCCGGCCGACGCAATACCGACGCGGTTTGCTCTGCCCGGGCCGCAGCTGTTGGCGGAAAGGTATTTGCTGGAAAGCCGCCTAGGGCGCGGTGCAATGGGACAGGTCTATCTCGCGAGAGATAAAAAATTCGATACGAGAAAAGTCGCGGTAAAGACAGTTCGCCAGGACATTTTAAGCAGCGACGACCTGCAGGAAGGCGAGGCAATTGCCCGGTTTGAGCGCGAAGCGCAGGCTGCAGCGTCGATCCAGCATCCGAATACGGTCAGCGTTACCGACTTCGGCGAATCGGCGGAAGGTATTTTCTATCTCGTAATGGAGTATGTTGAGGGCGAAACGCTGCATCGGCTCCTTCGACGCGAGGGAACTCTGCCGGTCAAGCGGGCAGTTCGGCTGCTTCGCCAGATCGCTGACGGCGTCGACGCGGCACATGATCTCAATATTCTGCACCGCGATCTTAAGCCCGCCAACATCTTCATCATGCAGAAAGGCAAGGGCGGCGACGGCTTCGTGAAAGTCGGCGATTTTGGCCTCGCCAAGATAATGAACCAGACCGTGACCGATACTGCGTCAAAGGCGACTCCGTCGTCACGAGGTATCATTGGCACGCCGGAATTCATGTCACCCGAGCAGATGCAGCCCGAACTTCCCGTTGATAAAAGGGCTGATCTTTACGCGCTCGGCACGATAGCCTATCTGATGCTTGGCGGTAAGACCCCATTCTCAGGGGAATTAATGCAGCTCGTCATGCAAAAGGTAATGCACACGCCGCCGCCGTTGTCATCGATTCGTACGGACATTCCTGCAGACGTCGACCGCGTTATCATGAGCGCCTTGCAGACAGATCCGGCAAATCGGCCGGCGTCGGTCGCGGCCTGGATAGGCGAGCTAGAGGACGCCGCGGTGGATATTGCCGAGCGAAAATCAGGAAAATCGAGGCTCGTCGTGCTGGCTCCGATGGATGCCGAGGTTTATGTTAACGACGAGCGAAAGGGAAGCGTTGGCAGCTCAGGCCGGGTCGTTTTGACCGACATTCCTGTGGGTCAGCATATCTGGCGCGTTTCAAAAGCGGGCGAAAAAGATGACGAGCGGGTGATCGAGATCAGGGATGGAGCTAACGAGCAGGTGATCCAGGCTCAGCTTCGAAGCAGACACGGCGGCGGAAGCCATCCATCATCTCAGGGGGGGAGCACCGGCGGTTCGCCGCAGTCGAGCGTGATGCCGGGAATTGTGGCTTGTGCAAACTGCGGCTCGCGATTCGCGGATGGCGTGCGGTTTTGCGGCCGATGCGGCAGCGGTTCATTCCAAGTGATCAGCCGCGCCGAACCGTCTCTCACATACCCTTGCCCGCGGTGTGCGGCTCCGGTCATCAATAACACGCGCTTCTGCGGCCGCTGCGGCCTGAATATTACGCCCGCCCAGCAAACCGCGGCTCGCCAGCCGGCGAATTTTACTTCGCCGTATCAAAGTATACCGCCGCAGGCCGAACGCCTTTGCCGCCGCTGCG